A window of the Amycolatopsis solani genome harbors these coding sequences:
- a CDS encoding transglycosylase domain-containing protein — protein MNDDRNRSWPGQEPDAPRRAQSGPWPGEDPGPAWPGEEAPRRPQRNTPPRGNPRGGGGAPEWPSGDEGGPQWPGEEPPRRPQRPRGQQGMPPRRAVPPPGQRPQQQGPPASPPEGFRQPRGGRPVPPPGREPDLITHHAHNGTDDFGRDPYDDGYEDAAFNEFADDVEPQDELDENGKKVLTPAQKKKRRWKIVRRVAYACVGLFFVVPAIAFVITYFLVDVPTPESIKSLQNQPITYYDAGGQVMGRELPPGGDRQLLKPGEVPDVVKHAVYSAEDATFETNSGFDVTGILRAVWNQVSGGQGGGSTISQQYIKQATQNDAPTLTRKWTELAKSFKMNNQQSKEEIITSYLNIVYFGRGANGIQAASKAYFNKDAKDLNASEASLLAGLIQGPGKSENQAYAQKRWTYVMDQMVANKWLRADERATAQYPTPIAKNANKEENSGKMTYQLQQRIKDELAAKGYDESKLFSTGAKIYTTIDPAAQAAAEQAAQEGMKGQTDENLLNALVAVNPKNGGVLAYYGGPELVKDANGKDQIGQDRANQARNPGSSVKAFDLTAFLKMGKGLGETFDGSNNRVLGGRTVRNAGDSASCGKDCTVAKAMEISANTVFYDMVLNVTKPSRVAEAAKDAGVKVAPDGKSVLYTDDNNISLGGGATAVTPEDMAAAYASFASGGTYHEQHFVAKLTNKQDEVEFDENNIKTNPAFSDDAAKSQQIAGNVTEALIPVIDHSKLKCPTGHECAGKTGTQQYTPKDDDPAAYKDRNAQTWMVGYTPSVSAAVWVGGDGNKPLHDPKNKPIFGATIAGPTWQNFMNLYLKGKPAEKFDKVAPIGKDVNDVTTTPTKPPETPTTTTPPSTTETPPSTESSETDTETTTPRTRPTRPGPGETPTFPLGNNQGGGGGGVAAPPGAGPG, from the coding sequence GTGAACGACGACCGCAACCGCTCCTGGCCCGGCCAGGAGCCAGATGCACCTCGCCGTGCCCAGTCAGGCCCGTGGCCGGGGGAAGACCCCGGACCGGCGTGGCCCGGCGAAGAAGCCCCCCGGCGACCCCAGCGCAACACCCCGCCGCGCGGCAACCCGCGTGGTGGCGGTGGCGCGCCCGAGTGGCCGTCCGGCGACGAAGGCGGTCCCCAGTGGCCCGGCGAAGAGCCGCCCCGGCGCCCGCAGCGCCCCCGCGGGCAGCAGGGCATGCCGCCGCGGCGGGCGGTCCCGCCGCCCGGCCAGCGTCCCCAGCAGCAGGGCCCGCCCGCTTCGCCGCCGGAAGGCTTCCGCCAGCCACGCGGCGGACGGCCGGTGCCGCCCCCGGGCCGTGAACCGGACCTCATCACCCACCACGCGCACAACGGCACCGACGACTTCGGGCGCGACCCGTACGACGACGGCTACGAAGACGCCGCCTTCAACGAGTTCGCCGACGACGTCGAGCCCCAGGACGAGCTCGACGAGAACGGCAAGAAGGTCCTGACGCCGGCGCAGAAGAAGAAGCGCCGCTGGAAGATCGTCCGCCGCGTGGCCTACGCCTGCGTCGGGCTGTTCTTCGTGGTCCCCGCGATCGCGTTCGTCATCACCTACTTCCTGGTCGACGTGCCGACGCCGGAGAGCATCAAGTCGCTGCAGAACCAGCCGATCACCTACTACGACGCCGGTGGCCAGGTGATGGGCCGCGAGCTCCCGCCGGGCGGCGACCGCCAGCTGCTGAAGCCGGGCGAGGTCCCCGACGTCGTCAAGCACGCCGTGTACTCGGCGGAGGACGCGACGTTCGAGACCAACTCGGGCTTCGACGTGACCGGCATCCTGCGCGCGGTCTGGAACCAGGTTTCCGGTGGCCAGGGCGGTGGTTCGACCATCTCCCAGCAGTACATCAAGCAGGCCACGCAGAACGACGCCCCGACGCTTACCCGCAAGTGGACCGAGCTGGCGAAGTCGTTCAAGATGAACAACCAGCAGTCCAAGGAAGAGATCATCACTTCCTACCTGAACATCGTCTACTTCGGCCGCGGCGCGAACGGCATCCAGGCGGCTTCGAAGGCGTACTTCAACAAGGACGCCAAGGACCTCAACGCGTCCGAGGCCTCGCTGCTGGCCGGCCTGATCCAGGGCCCCGGCAAGTCGGAAAACCAGGCGTACGCCCAGAAGCGGTGGACGTACGTGATGGACCAGATGGTCGCGAACAAGTGGCTGCGCGCGGACGAGCGCGCCACCGCTCAGTACCCGACGCCGATCGCGAAGAACGCCAACAAGGAGGAAAACTCCGGGAAGATGACCTACCAGCTCCAGCAGCGGATCAAGGACGAGCTGGCGGCGAAGGGGTACGACGAGAGCAAGCTGTTCTCGACCGGAGCGAAGATCTACACCACGATCGACCCGGCGGCGCAGGCCGCGGCGGAACAGGCCGCCCAGGAGGGCATGAAGGGCCAGACCGACGAAAACCTGCTCAACGCGCTGGTCGCGGTCAACCCGAAGAACGGCGGCGTGCTCGCCTACTACGGCGGGCCGGAGCTGGTGAAGGACGCGAACGGCAAGGACCAGATCGGCCAGGACCGGGCGAACCAGGCGAGGAACCCGGGTTCGTCGGTGAAGGCGTTCGACCTCACCGCGTTCCTCAAGATGGGCAAGGGCCTCGGCGAGACGTTCGACGGCTCCAACAACCGGGTGCTCGGCGGCCGCACGGTCCGGAACGCGGGTGACAGCGCGAGCTGCGGCAAGGACTGCACCGTCGCCAAGGCGATGGAGATCTCGGCGAACACCGTGTTCTACGACATGGTCCTGAACGTGACGAAGCCGTCGCGGGTCGCGGAAGCGGCCAAGGACGCCGGGGTCAAGGTGGCGCCGGACGGCAAGAGCGTCCTGTACACCGACGACAACAACATCTCGCTCGGCGGTGGTGCCACGGCCGTGACGCCGGAGGACATGGCGGCCGCGTACGCCTCGTTCGCCAGCGGCGGCACCTACCACGAGCAGCACTTCGTCGCGAAGCTGACGAACAAGCAGGACGAAGTCGAGTTCGACGAGAACAACATCAAGACGAACCCGGCGTTCTCCGACGACGCCGCGAAGAGCCAGCAGATCGCCGGCAACGTCACCGAGGCGCTGATCCCGGTCATCGACCACTCGAAGCTGAAGTGCCCGACCGGCCACGAGTGCGCCGGCAAGACGGGTACGCAGCAGTACACCCCCAAGGACGACGACCCCGCGGCGTACAAGGACCGCAACGCGCAGACCTGGATGGTCGGCTACACGCCGTCGGTGTCGGCCGCGGTCTGGGTCGGCGGCGACGGCAACAAGCCGCTGCACGACCCGAAGAACAAGCCGATCTTCGGTGCGACCATCGCCGGTCCGACGTGGCAGAACTTCATGAACCTCTACCTCAAGGGCAAGCCGGCGGAGAAGTTCGACAAGGTCGCGCCGATCGGCAAGGACGTCAACGACGTGACGACGACGCCCACGAAGCCGCCGGAGACGCCGACCACGACGACCCCGCCGAGCACCACGGAGACCCCGCCGAGCACCGAGTCTTCGGAGACCGACACGGAGACGACGACGCCGAGGACCCGCCCGACGCGGCCGGGACCGGGCGAGACCCCGACGTTCCCGCTGGGCAACAACCAGGGTGGTGGTGGCGGCGGAGTCGCCGCGCCACCGGGCGCAGGCCCGGGCTAG
- a CDS encoding DUF5318 domain-containing protein: protein MINQRQVVDYALQRRALLAEVRSGRVGSHEACDATPYLLRAAKFHGRAGDLPCPICRQEPLTLVSWVYGDELKHVAGSARTPEELARMAGMFAEFTVYDVEVCRACHWNHLVRSYVLGTGEPAGPRRTAGR, encoded by the coding sequence GTGATTAACCAGCGGCAGGTCGTGGACTACGCGCTGCAGCGCCGTGCGCTGCTGGCCGAAGTCCGCTCCGGGCGCGTCGGCAGCCACGAGGCCTGCGACGCGACCCCGTACCTGCTGCGGGCGGCGAAGTTCCACGGCCGGGCCGGTGACCTGCCCTGCCCGATCTGCCGCCAGGAACCGCTGACCCTGGTGTCCTGGGTCTACGGTGACGAACTCAAGCACGTCGCGGGTTCGGCGAGGACACCCGAAGAGCTGGCCAGGATGGCCGGGATGTTCGCCGAGTTCACCGTGTACGACGTCGAAGTGTGCCGCGCGTGCCACTGGAACCACCTGGTCCGGTCGTACGTCCTCGGCACAGGGGAACCGGCCGGTCCGCGAAGGACCGCAGGCCGATGA
- a CDS encoding PadR family transcriptional regulator, producing the protein MLEFAILGLLHEAPMHGYVLRKRLHETLGTLRTFSYGSLYPTLRKLLRAGYLVEELDEADDRAWSRRGRRVYKLTAEGKERFGELLGDAGPQTWDDEGFGVHLAFFSRTPADVRMRILEGRRRRVEERREGLRAALSRAEEKIDRYTRELHRLGLETSEREVRWLNELIAHEQAERQGPET; encoded by the coding sequence GTGCTGGAGTTCGCGATCCTGGGTCTTCTGCATGAAGCGCCCATGCACGGGTACGTGCTGCGCAAGCGGCTGCACGAGACGCTCGGCACGCTCCGGACGTTCTCGTACGGCTCGCTGTACCCGACCCTGCGGAAGCTGTTGCGGGCCGGGTACCTGGTCGAGGAGCTGGACGAGGCCGACGACCGAGCGTGGTCGCGGCGTGGACGGCGGGTCTACAAGCTCACCGCGGAGGGCAAGGAGCGCTTCGGTGAGCTGCTCGGCGACGCCGGGCCGCAGACCTGGGACGACGAAGGCTTCGGTGTTCACCTGGCCTTCTTCTCGCGTACCCCGGCCGACGTGCGGATGCGGATCCTCGAGGGCCGCCGCCGCCGGGTCGAGGAGCGCCGCGAGGGTTTGCGGGCGGCGCTGTCGAGGGCCGAGGAGAAGATCGATCGCTACACCCGCGAGCTGCACCGGCTCGGGCTGGAGACCAGCGAGCGGGAGGTGCGCTGGCTCAACGAGCTGATCGCGCACGAACAAGCCGAGCGGCAGGGTCCGGAGACCTGA
- a CDS encoding inositol-3-phosphate synthase — protein MGENRRVRVAIVGVGNCAASLVQGVQYYRDADPATRVPGLMHVDFGGYHVRDIEFVAAFDVDAKKVSRDLSEAIFASENNTIKIADVPPLGVTVQRGHTHDGLGRFYRETIEESDETPVDVVAALREAKADVLVSYLPVGSEVADKFYAQAAIDAKVAFVNALPVFIASDPEWAQKFTDAGVPIVGDDIKSQVGATITHRVLAKLFEDRGVQLDRTMQLNVGGNMDFLNMKELERLESKKISKTQSVTSQVDRDLGKGNVHIGPSDYVQWLDDRKWAYVRLEGRAFGDVPLNLEYKLEVWDSPNSAGIIIDAVRAAKIALDRGIGGPILSASSYFMKSPPEQYDDSTARDAVEKFIRGEA, from the coding sequence ATGGGCGAGAACCGCCGCGTACGGGTGGCCATCGTGGGCGTCGGCAACTGCGCGGCGTCGCTGGTCCAGGGTGTCCAGTACTACCGCGACGCGGACCCGGCCACCCGCGTCCCCGGTCTGATGCACGTCGACTTCGGCGGGTACCACGTCCGCGACATCGAGTTCGTCGCCGCGTTCGACGTGGACGCCAAGAAGGTCAGCCGCGACCTGTCCGAGGCGATCTTCGCCTCGGAGAACAACACCATCAAGATCGCCGACGTGCCGCCGCTCGGCGTCACCGTCCAGCGCGGCCACACCCACGACGGGCTCGGCCGCTTCTACCGCGAGACGATCGAGGAGTCCGACGAGACCCCGGTCGACGTCGTCGCCGCGCTGCGCGAGGCCAAGGCCGACGTGCTCGTGTCGTACCTGCCGGTGGGCTCCGAGGTGGCGGACAAGTTCTACGCCCAGGCCGCGATCGACGCCAAGGTCGCGTTCGTCAACGCGCTGCCGGTGTTCATCGCCTCCGACCCCGAGTGGGCCCAGAAGTTCACCGACGCCGGCGTCCCGATCGTCGGCGACGACATCAAGTCCCAGGTCGGCGCCACCATCACGCACCGCGTGCTGGCGAAGCTGTTCGAGGACCGCGGCGTCCAGCTCGACCGGACGATGCAGCTCAACGTGGGCGGGAACATGGACTTCCTGAACATGAAGGAGCTCGAGCGGCTCGAGTCGAAGAAGATCTCGAAGACCCAGTCCGTCACCTCGCAGGTCGACCGCGACCTCGGCAAGGGCAACGTCCACATCGGGCCGTCGGACTACGTGCAGTGGCTCGACGACCGCAAGTGGGCCTACGTCCGGCTCGAGGGCCGCGCGTTCGGCGACGTGCCGCTGAACCTGGAGTACAAGCTCGAGGTCTGGGACTCGCCCAACTCGGCGGGCATCATCATCGACGCGGTGCGGGCGGCGAAGATCGCCCTCGACCGCGGCATCGGCGGCCCGATCCTGTCCGCGTCGTCCTACTTCATGAAGTCGCCGCCGGAGCAGTACGACGACTCGACCGCGCGCGACGCCGTCGAGAAGTTCATCCGCGGCGAGGCCTGA
- a CDS encoding RNA polymerase sigma factor, whose amino-acid sequence MGESAPGDLGAPTFHDLFREYFGQMTRLAHLLGADDAENVAQEAFVKLHQRWDTLTDHTRVAGYLRTTVVNMSRSRTRHLRVVRRTPQERPPDELSAEVRAVANWEHQQLRAVVEKLSRRQREVLVLRYWLDLSTAAIAETLGISPGTVKATTHHAMENLRKHLGDDLGGER is encoded by the coding sequence GTGGGCGAAAGCGCGCCGGGGGATCTGGGCGCGCCGACCTTCCACGACCTCTTCCGGGAGTACTTCGGCCAGATGACCCGGCTGGCGCACCTGCTCGGCGCGGACGACGCGGAAAACGTCGCCCAGGAGGCCTTCGTCAAGCTCCACCAGCGCTGGGACACCCTCACCGACCACACCCGGGTGGCCGGCTACCTCCGCACGACCGTGGTGAACATGTCGCGGTCGCGGACGCGGCACCTGCGGGTGGTCCGGCGCACCCCGCAGGAGCGGCCGCCGGACGAGCTGTCGGCCGAGGTCAGGGCGGTGGCCAACTGGGAGCACCAGCAGCTCCGCGCGGTGGTCGAGAAGCTGTCGAGGAGACAGCGCGAGGTCCTCGTGCTGAGGTATTGGCTGGACCTGAGCACGGCGGCCATCGCGGAGACGCTCGGCATCTCACCCGGCACCGTCAAGGCGACCACCCACCACGCGATGGAGAACCTGCGCAAGCACTTGGGGGACGACCTGGGAGGTGAGCGATGA
- a CDS encoding HAD family hydrolase: MDAVIFDLDGVLVDSERIWDEVRRAVVAEHGGTWREEATRAQQGMSTPEWARYLVEELGARTTPAEIATLVVKRMAARYAAEPPLIPGAVDVVRQVSARWPVAIASSSPVILIKGFLDVTGLPVGAAVSSEQVGAGKPAPDVYLRAAELLGVAPEDCAAVEDTTNGLRSALAAKMAVYAVPNPHFPPDPEVLAQATAVVPEITGLPAALLGSS; encoded by the coding sequence ATGGACGCGGTGATCTTCGACCTCGACGGCGTACTGGTGGACTCCGAGCGCATCTGGGACGAGGTGCGCCGCGCGGTCGTCGCCGAGCACGGCGGCACTTGGCGCGAGGAGGCGACGCGCGCGCAGCAGGGGATGAGCACCCCGGAATGGGCCCGCTACCTGGTGGAGGAACTCGGCGCGCGGACGACCCCGGCCGAGATCGCGACGCTCGTCGTCAAGCGGATGGCCGCCCGGTACGCCGCGGAACCACCGCTGATCCCGGGCGCGGTGGACGTCGTGCGGCAGGTGTCGGCGCGGTGGCCGGTGGCGATCGCGAGCTCGTCGCCGGTGATCCTGATCAAGGGCTTCCTCGACGTGACGGGGCTGCCGGTCGGAGCGGCGGTGTCGTCGGAGCAGGTCGGGGCCGGCAAACCGGCACCGGACGTCTACCTGCGGGCGGCCGAGCTGCTGGGCGTCGCGCCGGAGGACTGCGCGGCCGTCGAGGACACGACGAACGGGCTGCGCTCCGCGCTGGCGGCGAAGATGGCGGTGTACGCGGTGCCGAACCCGCACTTCCCGCCGGACCCCGAGGTCCTCGCCCAGGCGACGGCGGTGGTGCCGGAGATCACCGGCTTGCCGGCTGCGCTTCTGGGGTCCAGTTGA
- a CDS encoding MarR family winged helix-turn-helix transcriptional regulator encodes MTSPIADLAHRLRPLVFRLYHQVRRQTPQLSLTLTQGSVLSELVNGGPRRMSALAEFEQVKLPSMTDVVGRLERLGLAVRRPDPADGRAVLVDVTSEGRRFYAETVAAREEFLRERLIAMDDTDRAAIEAALPALAKLLVDTKKEELISDER; translated from the coding sequence GTGACTTCCCCGATCGCCGATCTCGCCCACCGGCTGCGGCCGCTGGTCTTCCGCCTGTACCACCAGGTGCGCCGCCAGACCCCGCAGCTGTCGCTGACCCTCACCCAGGGGTCCGTGCTGAGCGAGCTGGTCAACGGCGGTCCGCGCCGGATGAGTGCGCTGGCCGAGTTCGAGCAGGTCAAGCTGCCGTCGATGACCGACGTCGTCGGCCGCCTCGAACGGCTCGGCCTGGCGGTCCGCCGCCCGGACCCCGCCGACGGCCGTGCGGTGCTCGTGGACGTCACCAGCGAGGGTCGCCGCTTCTACGCCGAGACGGTGGCCGCGCGCGAGGAGTTCCTTCGCGAGCGGCTGATCGCCATGGACGACACCGACCGCGCCGCGATCGAAGCCGCCCTCCCGGCCCTCGCCAAGTTGCTCGTGGACACCAAGAAGGAGGAACTGATCAGCGATGAGCGCTGA
- a CDS encoding MFS transporter, whose amino-acid sequence MSAEHHSSLLDAVKGQPKQVWITAFAAVIAFMGIGLVDPILLSIAKGLDATPSQVTLLFSSYLGVQVIAMLVTGAASARFGPKRTVLVGLTLIVAATALCSAAGSIEQLVGLRAVWGLGNAFFIATALSVIVGAATGGQSGAILLYEAALGVGLSVGPLLGALLGSISWRGPFLGTAVLMAGALVLCAVFLKSDKHEKRDPIKLLDPLRALKHTGLLRTSVASALYTAAFFAVLAWSPFVLGWSAIAVGLIFCGWGLCVAVAGVALAPRLAAKLGERHAAAAAVFGYAVLMLVLAVPSKPVLVAGIIVSGLVSGLLNTLFTGTAMSISDAPRPVASAGYNFCRWLGGAVAATLVGHVAEWFGSPQAPFVVSAILCVVAGGLLSLREKKADPHAVPQEAALVGEEF is encoded by the coding sequence ATGAGCGCTGAACACCACTCGAGCCTGCTGGACGCCGTCAAGGGCCAGCCCAAGCAGGTGTGGATCACCGCGTTCGCCGCGGTCATCGCCTTCATGGGGATCGGTCTGGTCGACCCGATCCTGCTCTCCATCGCGAAGGGCCTGGACGCGACGCCGTCCCAGGTCACCCTGCTCTTCTCGTCCTACCTCGGCGTCCAGGTCATCGCGATGCTGGTCACCGGCGCGGCGAGCGCCAGGTTCGGGCCGAAGCGCACGGTGCTGGTCGGGCTGACGCTGATCGTCGCGGCCACCGCGCTGTGTTCGGCCGCCGGGTCGATCGAGCAGCTCGTCGGGCTGCGCGCGGTCTGGGGCCTCGGCAACGCGTTCTTCATCGCGACGGCGCTTTCGGTGATCGTCGGGGCCGCGACCGGCGGCCAGTCCGGTGCGATCCTGCTCTACGAAGCCGCACTCGGGGTCGGCCTGTCGGTCGGCCCGCTGCTGGGCGCGCTGCTCGGCAGCATCTCGTGGCGCGGCCCGTTCCTCGGCACCGCCGTCCTGATGGCCGGCGCGCTGGTGCTGTGCGCGGTGTTCCTCAAGAGCGACAAGCACGAGAAGCGCGACCCGATCAAGCTGCTCGACCCGCTTCGCGCGCTGAAGCACACCGGCCTGCTGCGCACCTCCGTCGCGTCGGCGCTGTACACCGCCGCCTTCTTCGCGGTGCTGGCCTGGTCGCCGTTCGTCCTCGGCTGGAGCGCCATCGCCGTCGGGCTGATCTTCTGCGGCTGGGGCCTGTGCGTGGCCGTCGCCGGGGTCGCCTTGGCGCCGCGGCTGGCCGCCAAGCTCGGTGAGCGGCACGCCGCCGCGGCCGCCGTCTTCGGGTACGCCGTGCTGATGCTGGTGCTGGCCGTGCCGAGCAAGCCGGTGCTGGTCGCCGGGATCATCGTCTCCGGGCTGGTCTCCGGCCTGCTGAACACGTTGTTCACCGGCACCGCGATGTCGATCAGCGACGCCCCGCGCCCGGTCGCCAGCGCGGGGTACAACTTCTGCCGCTGGCTCGGAGGCGCCGTCGCCGCGACGCTCGTCGGGCACGTGGCCGAGTGGTTCGGCTCGCCGCAGGCGCCGTTCGTGGTCTCGGCCATCCTGTGCGTGGTCGCCGGTGGCCTGCTCTCGCTGCGGGAGAAGAAGGCCGACCCGCACGCGGTGCCGCAGGAGGCCGCGCTCGTCGGCGAAGAGTTCTGA
- a CDS encoding PhoX family protein, which yields MPDLLPLFPAHPGGRSPITCEYRCGNACAHPEPNESGNEYFGDVVKDISRRGAFKAGAVMAAAAGGLAALSGTAAAAPVAAPAAKPRPVPGTDFDAVPPNKLDQVSVPDGYDQRVVIRWGDPVVPGAPKFDFTKQTAAAQAKQFGYNNDFVGLIPQDPLGLTNFLVVNHEYTTEVHLFPADQYDPANPTEEQVKIAWAAHGLSVLLTRRDPVHGGLEVVPSRYGRRITLDTVFEVRGPAAGSKYLKTSADPTGRRVRGTQNNCSGGVTPWGTVLSGEENIHQYFANADKVTDPVEAARLKRYTIGTGASTRKWERFDKRWDVAQEPNEPNRFGWIVEIDPNDPNSTPIKHTALGRLKHEGANIKLTADGRVAAYTGDDERFEYIYKFVSKGKYKPGKSAHARRHNSALLDEGTLYVARFTGDSPVAEIDGTGKLPADGEFDGAGEWIPLVSGDKSFVDGMTAEEVYVFTRQAADKVAATKMDRPEDIEPNPVNGRVYAALTNNSDRGAAGKAGVDEVNPRVANKNGQILEWEEARGDAASTKFSWRLLLVCGDPAAADTYYGGFDKTKVSPISCPDNVTFDRHGNLWIATDGNALGSNDGLFSVPLTGPERGHVKQFLSVPVGAETCGPNVTDHVVLVAVQHPGENAASSANPTSHWPDGGTAQPRPSLVSVWKKGRFGLPGRIGER from the coding sequence GTGCCCGACCTGCTCCCGCTGTTCCCCGCCCACCCCGGCGGCCGCTCCCCGATCACCTGCGAATACCGCTGCGGCAACGCCTGTGCCCACCCCGAGCCGAACGAGTCCGGGAACGAGTACTTCGGCGACGTCGTGAAGGACATCTCCCGCCGGGGGGCCTTCAAGGCCGGCGCCGTGATGGCCGCCGCCGCGGGCGGGCTCGCGGCGCTGTCGGGGACCGCGGCCGCCGCGCCGGTCGCCGCACCGGCCGCCAAGCCGCGGCCGGTGCCCGGCACCGACTTCGACGCCGTCCCGCCGAACAAGCTCGACCAGGTCAGCGTCCCGGACGGCTACGACCAGCGCGTCGTGATCCGCTGGGGTGACCCGGTCGTGCCGGGGGCCCCGAAGTTCGACTTCACGAAGCAGACGGCCGCCGCGCAGGCCAAGCAGTTCGGCTACAACAACGACTTCGTCGGCCTGATTCCGCAGGACCCGCTGGGCCTGACCAACTTCCTCGTCGTGAACCACGAGTACACGACCGAGGTGCACCTGTTCCCGGCCGACCAGTACGACCCGGCGAACCCGACCGAGGAGCAGGTGAAGATCGCCTGGGCGGCGCACGGCCTTTCGGTGCTGCTGACCCGCCGCGACCCGGTCCACGGCGGCCTCGAGGTCGTCCCCAGCCGGTACGGCCGCCGCATCACGCTCGACACGGTCTTCGAGGTCCGCGGCCCGGCCGCCGGTTCGAAGTACCTGAAGACGTCGGCCGACCCGACCGGGCGCCGGGTCCGCGGCACGCAGAACAACTGCTCCGGCGGCGTGACGCCGTGGGGCACGGTGCTCTCCGGCGAGGAGAACATCCACCAGTACTTCGCCAACGCCGACAAGGTCACCGACCCGGTCGAGGCCGCGCGGCTGAAGCGGTACACCATCGGCACCGGCGCGAGCACCCGCAAGTGGGAGCGGTTCGACAAGCGCTGGGACGTCGCCCAGGAGCCGAACGAGCCGAACCGGTTCGGCTGGATCGTCGAAATCGACCCCAACGACCCGAACTCGACACCGATCAAGCACACCGCGCTCGGCCGGCTCAAGCACGAGGGCGCGAACATCAAGCTCACCGCCGACGGCCGGGTCGCCGCCTACACCGGCGACGACGAGCGGTTCGAGTACATCTACAAGTTCGTCTCCAAGGGCAAGTACAAGCCGGGCAAGAGCGCGCACGCGCGCCGGCACAACTCGGCGCTGCTCGACGAGGGCACCCTGTACGTCGCCCGCTTCACCGGCGACAGCCCGGTTGCCGAGATCGACGGCACCGGCAAGCTCCCCGCCGACGGCGAGTTCGACGGCGCCGGCGAATGGATCCCGCTGGTGAGCGGCGACAAGTCCTTTGTGGACGGGATGACCGCCGAGGAGGTCTACGTCTTCACCCGGCAGGCGGCCGACAAGGTCGCCGCCACGAAGATGGACCGCCCGGAGGACATCGAGCCGAACCCGGTCAACGGCCGGGTCTACGCGGCGCTGACCAACAACAGCGACCGCGGCGCGGCGGGCAAGGCAGGCGTCGACGAGGTGAACCCGCGCGTGGCCAACAAGAACGGGCAGATCCTGGAGTGGGAGGAGGCCCGCGGCGACGCGGCGTCGACGAAGTTCTCCTGGCGGCTGCTGCTCGTCTGCGGTGACCCGGCGGCGGCCGACACCTACTACGGCGGCTTCGACAAGACCAAGGTCAGCCCGATCTCCTGCCCCGACAACGTCACGTTCGACCGGCACGGCAACCTCTGGATCGCCACCGACGGCAACGCGCTCGGCTCGAACGACGGCCTGTTCTCGGTGCCGCTGACCGGGCCGGAACGCGGGCACGTCAAGCAGTTCCTCTCGGTGCCGGTCGGCGCCGAGACGTGCGGCCCGAACGTCACCGACCACGTGGTGCTCGTCGCGGTGCAGCACCCGGGCGAGAACGCGGCCAGCTCGGCGAACCCGACGTCGCACTGGCCGGACGGCGGCACCGCGCAGCCGCGGCCGTCGCTGGTCTCGGTGTGGAAGAAGGGCCGTTTCGGGCTGCCGGGCCGCATCGGCGAGCGCTGA